The genomic interval AGCGGCTTTTGATTCGGTGGCACCATGCCTGCAACCATCGGCTGAACCCTCCTGAAGATTGCTGCAAATGCAACACCGAGCCCTATTAAAAGAAGAGGTGTCATAAGGGGTGCGTCCTTCATGGTTGCTGTTAATATCAGGAATTCACTCATAAAGACCCCAAAAGGTGGCATGCCGACTATGGCAATTGCCCCAAGTATAAGCCCCCAGCCGACAAGGGGGTTTCCCCTTATAAGCCCTTTTATCTTGTCCATCTCCTGAGTAGAGTGCATCTGCGATGCATGTCCTGCTGTAAAGAATATTGAAGACTTTGTAAGGCTGTGTGCAAGCATGTGCAGTAAGCCGCCGAATGTTGCGATTGGTCCGCCCAGGCCAAATGCAAATGTTGCTATACCCATATGCTCTATTGATGAATATGCAAACATCCTTTTTATATCCTTCTGCCTTAAAATGGAAAATGCTGCAATCAGAATGGAAATCATACCAAAACCCATCATTATATAACCTGCTTTATGTGTACCTGTGGCGCCATCCACCAAAACCTTGCATCTGACAAGGGCATACAATGCAACATTTAAAAGAAGCCCTGAAAGAACTGCTGATATTGGTGTTGGACCTTCGCTGTGTGCATCAGGCAGCCAATTGTGAAGCGGGACAAGTCCGACCTTTGTGCCGTAGCCGACCATCAGAAATACAAAGGACAGAGAGAGGACGGTCGGCTCAAGTTTGTCGCTTACCTGGTTTAAATTTGTCCAGAGGAGTGCCTCGCCGCCTTCGCCCAAAACCTTTTCTGCGGCAAAATATAATAGCACTGTCCCGAATAGCGCCAAAGCAATGCCGACGCCACAGAGTATAAAATACTTCCATGCTGCCTCAATAGCAGCAGGTGTTTGATAAAGAGAGACCAGCAGCACAGTTGATAAGGTGGCAAGTTCCATTGATATCCATAGGACACCGACATTGTTTGTAAGAAGCGCTAGAAGCATGGCAAATATAAAGAGTTGGAACATGGCGTGATAAAATCTCATGCCCCAGTGTCCGACACGGCCGTGCTCCCTTTCATGCCTCATATATCTTCTGCTGAACATGGCGGTTGTCATGGACACAAAAGATGTAAGGACAACCAGATAGATATTAAATGCATCAACAAAGAAAAATTTGCCGCCGGTAATTATTGGCCCATACATATAAACCTGTATCGCGAGGACAATGCCTGCTGCAAATGTAGCGGCAGAGCCTAAAATATTTATCTCCGGCGCAATCTTTCTGTCGCCTGCAAAGGCGAGGATGATTGCTGCGAGAAATGGTATGCTGAGCAAGATGAGAAGTATCATAAAATACAGACTTCAGACTATAGACTACAAACTATAGACTTAATGCTTTTGGTCTAAAGTCTGATGTCTAATGTCTGTTTTTTAGTCCCCTTCCTTCAGTTTTGTCATATCTTCCACATCCAGACTGTCAAATGTTGTCCGTATCTGAAAGAAGAATATTCCAAATATAAATGCTGCAATGAGTATGTCCAGACCAACGCCAAGTTCCACTACCAGAGGCATACCGTAAGTGGCGCTTGTTGCCGCAAAGAAAAGCCCGTTTTCCATTGAAAGGAATCCAATAATCTGTGTTACAGCATGTTTTCTTGTAATCATCATAAGAAGTCCGAGCATGACTGTGGCAAGTGCCACTGCGATTGTGGAACGGGTTACAAGCGTTGAGAGTTCCCTTATTGGCGAAGTAAGATGATATGAAAATATAACAAGTGCGATGCCGATTAGCATTGTAGTAGGAACATTTACATCTGTTTCAACCTCTTTATGTATCTGGAGTTTGATAATAAGTATATGCAGGATATACGGGAGGAGTATAACCTTTAAAGCAAGTGTCAGGACAGAAGAGATGTAGAGATGGTGCGTGCCTGACACATAGCCGACAACGGCTGTGCTTATAGAAAGGAAAAGTCCCTGCCATGCAAATATGTGGAGGAGTGCATACATCCTCCTCTGCACAAGAAGACCAAATGATGTAAGCAGTATAAGCGCTGCCATAACGCTGTTTATCTGGGCTGCAATCATTTTAATTTACTCCAGTATAAAGTATGAAAGCATTCCAAGTGTGGCAAACAGGAATGCACTCCCAAGAAATTCAGAAACCCTGAATATCCTCATCTTTGCAAGTCCTGTTTCTATTAGCACAATCCCTGTGCCTACGACTGCAAATTTTATAATCATTAAAAATAATGCAAGAGGTATTGCAGCCATGTTGCCAGAGGGTGCAATGCCCCATGGAAAGAATGCCGCAATCCCTATAGATGTAAATAAAAATAGTTTCATCATACCTGCCCATTCAATTAAAGCAAGGTGTTTGCCTGAATATTCAAGTATCATTGCCTCGTGAATCATTGTAAGTTCAAGGTGCGTTGCAGGATTATCCACAGGGATTCTCCCTGTTTCTGCAAGCGTGATCAAAATGAATGCGAGTAAGGCAAATGCCATCGATGGTCTTAAAATAAACTCTCCGTAGGCAATTACATGCGCTATCTGGGACAGGGATGTTGACTGGCTTA from Deltaproteobacteria bacterium carries:
- a CDS encoding NADH-quinone oxidoreductase subunit H — encoded protein: MTGFLIEILQVLVVLIGTPVFVGWIRTLKCWTQSRGTAGILQPYRDILKLFHKDIMLAENASWIFRFTPYLVFGISVLAAGIIPILSVDLPLAKTADVIALVALFAIARFFIALAGMDIGTAFGGMGSSREMMIASLAEPAMLMAIFTVSLISQSTSLSQIAHVIAYGEFILRPSMAFALLAFILITLAETGRIPVDNPATHLELTMIHEAMILEYSGKHLALIEWAGMMKLFLFTSIGIAAFFPWGIAPSGNMAAIPLALFLMIIKFAVVGTGIVLIETGLAKMRIFRVSEFLGSAFLFATLGMLSYFILE
- a CDS encoding formate hydrogenlyase, with the protein product MIAAQINSVMAALILLTSFGLLVQRRMYALLHIFAWQGLFLSISTAVVGYVSGTHHLYISSVLTLALKVILLPYILHILIIKLQIHKEVETDVNVPTTMLIGIALVIFSYHLTSPIRELSTLVTRSTIAVALATVMLGLLMMITRKHAVTQIIGFLSMENGLFFAATSATYGMPLVVELGVGLDILIAAFIFGIFFFQIRTTFDSLDVEDMTKLKEGD
- a CDS encoding hydrogenase 4 subunit F, with the translated sequence MILLILLSIPFLAAIILAFAGDRKIAPEINILGSAATFAAGIVLAIQVYMYGPIITGGKFFFVDAFNIYLVVLTSFVSMTTAMFSRRYMRHEREHGRVGHWGMRFYHAMFQLFIFAMLLALLTNNVGVLWISMELATLSTVLLVSLYQTPAAIEAAWKYFILCGVGIALALFGTVLLYFAAEKVLGEGGEALLWTNLNQVSDKLEPTVLSLSFVFLMVGYGTKVGLVPLHNWLPDAHSEGPTPISAVLSGLLLNVALYALVRCKVLVDGATGTHKAGYIMMGFGMISILIAAFSILRQKDIKRMFAYSSIEHMGIATFAFGLGGPIATFGGLLHMLAHSLTKSSIFFTAGHASQMHSTQEMDKIKGLIRGNPLVGWGLILGAIAIVGMPPFGVFMSEFLILTATMKDAPLMTPLLLIGLGVAFAAIFRRVQPMVAGMVPPNQKPLNAAHIPVLLHIALVLIIGLYMPDFLSQWFHKAVEILK